The following DNA comes from Nicotiana sylvestris chromosome 10, ASM39365v2, whole genome shotgun sequence.
cggactcataggaagttcgatgcagtttgggttattgtggatagactgaccaagtcagcgcatttcatccCTGTAGCatttacctattcttcagagcggttggcagatatttatatccgcgagatcgttcgtcttcatggtgtgcccgtgtctattatttctgatcgaggtacatagtttacctcgcatttctcgAGGGCAGTGTAGTGTGAGTTGGGCATGCAGGTTGagctgagcacaacatttcatccttagatggacggacagtccgagcgcactattcaaatattagaggatatgctctgcgcttgtgttattgacttcagAGGCTCATGGGACCATTTCTTGCCGCTAGGGAGTTTGCCTGCAACGACAACTATCAGTTGAGCATCCAGATAGCTCCCTATTAGGCATTATGTGGTAGACGGTGTCAATCGccaattggatggtttgagccgggggaggctcagtTATTGGGTTTAGATTTTGTACAAGATATGttagataaggttaagatcattcaggatagacttctcGCCGgtcagtctaggcagaagagttatgccgatggTAATGTCCGTGATGTTGCATTCAcggtcggagagagagtgttgcttcgggtatcACCCATGAAGAGTCTAATAAGGTTTGGAAAGAAGGTCAAGTTGAGCCCTAAGaacatcgggccttttgagattcttgaacgagtgggagaggtgtcttacagacttgcgttgccacctgGTTTATCAGCGGTCCATCCattgttccatgtgtccatgcttcggaagtatcacggtgatccataccacgtgttagacttcagcactgtccagccGGACAAGTATTTGACCTATGAGGTGGAGCTGacagctattctagaccgacagactcgccagttgagatcgaagagttatccttcagtttgaGTGTAGTCGAGAGGTCAGCccgttgaggcagctacctgggagtccgagtccgatatacggagtagatatccccaccttttttTCCAgctcaagtacttttctatgtctgttcgaggacgaacggttattttaaaggtggagaatgtgatgaccagGTGGGTCATCTTATGATTTAAAATcaaattctatgttccgaggcctttAAAACCTTATTTTACCCCTCCTCGATTTACGTGCATAGTTCGGGCGTGTTTTCGAAAAGTTTTTgtgttgaaagttgataaaaatatgGATTTTTGCTTAAAAACTTTATTTGagttgatttcggtcaatatttttggtaaacggacccggattcgtgTTTTAACAATCCTGGTGGGTCAGTATcgaaatataggacttgggcatatgcccggaatcagattcggaggtccctagctcgagttatgaatttttgataaaaattgaAAGTGTGAAAATTTAATGGTTTttaagaaattattaatgtttgattttgttggtatcgggtccgtattttggttttggagcccaGTGCAGGTTCATtataatatttaagacttgtacgtaaaatttggtgagaaacagagttggtttgacgtgattcggacgtccggttgtgaaaatagaaatttcaaagtgttctttagaatttcatttgatttgatgctaaattcgtgattttatgtgttattttggtgatttgatcgcacgagcaagtttgtatgatgtttaagacttgtgtgtatgtttggtttggagccccgatgaCTCGGGTgatttttggataggctacagagtgtttGGAACTTAGGAATCATAGCTGGTGTTCTTCAGGTCTatagacttcgcatttgcgaagaaattaTTGCATTGCGAGTAGTGGGCGGGAagggctgtcacacctcctttttcacctacaccccggaaaagggtatatgtaaagggagtttttctaattaaaggacaatcgaaatgagatttattttaagaaatttagagtcgccacttgggagatttatggtgtcccaagtcaccgattgaatcccgaatcgaggaaaatatgactctgtttaacagtcagtgaaccagaaatctgagtaaggaattctgttaacccgggagaaggtgttaggcattcccggattccgtggttctagcacggtcgctcaactgtcataatcaggttatttatctgattttaatacatgttgaacctatgtgccaattttagctttcgaccgcttttattcaattatttttagagaaagttgaacgtcgtttaaaacgttTCTTTGGATcgcatcacatgaaatgcacccgcaatcctgaacacattttattcaacgtttttgggatttgatttgggtcacatgaaatgcacacccgagtttaagaaggtaaattattaaaaacgcacctaaagtgactaatgcgttattatctttggggagggctgtgaaattcgctaaacggcccatctcgaattctaagtattttattatagacatttaagaggaccccgcaatttatgcattttGTTTAGCAGAGCtcgcctcatttattatttaaaggccaacctaaagcaaactacaattttctacttagtttctctctaataataaaagaaaagccCTAATTAATTAGTATTGTTGAAGAACTAATATACTTACGTCCTTGACTTTTATTCAAAAATTCAGTAATTCCCTTGGGCTTCAAGCTCAGCCCAGTAAGAATAAGACATAGTCAAAACTCAAGTTGGGCTTCGGACAGACTTCATTCAGGcccaactgtgagcacgtgatttttgttgcacgaaaactactccaaaagaaatcaaaagtaAAACAAATTTCATCTGTATACAATTTTTGAGAATTGgcgtgacattttggtaattattttgtccgtaaatgtttacccttgttatagttaattgaaaaatacaaaaatacatgttgcatgcatatttaggatttaatcatgcatttaggaattagttAAACCATCATTTagctctaaaaggaaaatcaaaaaatatataaatatatatacctttttattctattttttgtctttgagtgattttattttaaggttttaatttatgtgttaattgttgtaagtgttaattaatatttgtgtagttttatttttaattttacaatttaattaggaattgtgtttaaattagaaaattaaaagaagaaaaagaagttgaaaaaaatgaaaaaattcggATTGGACCAAACAAATCAGGCCCAAATCGATACATAGACCTAGTCCAAATCAACCTGGTCTCACAGACGGtgaaacgacgccgtattggcaTCCCCATTCCGAACCATTGATTGATtcaaatgaacggcccagattagaccattcacttacccaaacgacgccgtatagggctATATGATCTCAACCGTTAACCCAATCCTATCCAACGGCCTCAAACCATCCCCAGATGCCCGACCCATTTAACCCCGGACCAACCGGATCTCCTTTTAAgtggaacgacaccgttttacACTAGCCAAgggatcctggccattgatcactttctatccaacggccaggatcaattcTTCTAAGCCGTATATAAGCCTAACCcctttaccctgccccctatccaaacacccccccttccgtcgtctctctcagagacgaaCCAAACATCCCgtttcaaaccctagccgccacccctCACTCTCGCCGTAAACCCGACAACCACGACGctgatgaccaccaaaataacacccctgatacacccaaccaccctgaacacgaatccgttagcatcttgcctcgaatcattccctatcgtctcgaatcttcatttgaaggttcgagcaaaacccccATCTATACCAACCAACCCCAGATTCACACCGGTCACTACCCTGGcttcactcgtgaccaaaccaagcttggtttggttcgaatctaggtAGAGACCCTCAAGCCCCAAATCAGACCGTATAAACCCTAGAACTCAAAGCCTTGGGGATCCGTCCAGTTTAAACAAATGATGGGgatctaatagaccttaatcgaggtgttctcagttgagaacacttcgactaaagtccgttcgacctcaaatgatCGAGTTTGGTTCAAGCCTGGGTCGTTTTGTTTGTGAGCTTCCAAGGTAAGTTTCTCTTTCCCTTCTGTTCTTGTTTGAATGCTGTTTTTGTTTGTTAGCATGTTTAGTTAATTTGTTGATTTTTCTgttattttctttcaattctcgtcgtcttcataagaccttttatttggtcgactcTTCTTCTGACCATTGTTAAATACGTGTGATAAGATACGTATTCGATTTGATTAATATCATCGAGTGGTAATTCATGTAGGTTCCCTATTTTGTGCAAAGCTGCTGAAATCATTTGGTGCCCTGTTTAGTCTTATTTGTTTATGGATTGATTGTTCTATGATATAGCTAGTATTGTCGAttggataaatgtcgtcgattagttttacaggTTTGAATGCTAGAATAATCTGATTCATACTGCTTCACATTTTTGATCgaatcattgtttgaatttagttgtgaattggttatagttgtagTACATTAGAGAGCAGTTAGCAATCAACTGTTAGGGCAGTAGTTCAGATTCCCAGAGGGGTATTTTGGGATGTCAGAATCCTGAAAATTGTTCAATTTTAATGGTATGTCAGTATAATACTAATATACCACTAAACTAATGAATAAAATAGGGATCAATGGTGGGAGTGATAATGTGTTAAGTGCCTTTATTGGCTGGAAATCAGAAATAACATGGGCTTTTAATAAAGAAGTGAAGATCTGACACCATtttaaaaaaagggggggggggcttAATAAAAGGGGAAATCAGAATATCATGGGCTGAATGATAAAAGGGGATTAAGGAGTGCACATGGGAAAGAATATACAGGCTGAAAAAGCTAAAGCTGGAATAAATAAAAAGGGGCTGACTGGTCTTTTAAAACACACTTCTTGGTTGTAAATAAGAGGCTGAGGACAGATTGAGAGAGGACTGGATTTTGATTTTTAGGAGTTGAGTACTAGAAAAAAAATAGATTTGGGGAGTTGAAATAGGCTGAAAGTTGAGCTAATTTTCCAGAACTAAAAGAGTAGTTTGAGAGATAAAAGAGGTTTCTGTTACACTGTTGAACATCAGGACTGTAGCTAGTACTGTTTTATTAGTCTTTCTGAGGTTTTTCACTGTTTCTGTTGGAGTTCTGTTAATACTCAAATCTGCACTGGTTATTTGTTACTATTAACACTGGTTGTTGCTGCTTGGTTTTCTGAAGTTACTACTGGGTTTTCTTAAGTTGCTACTGGGTCTTAGTCTTTTATTGGGCTATCTCTGTCACTGTTACTGGTTTGTGGCTGTTCTGTTAActgtgttgctgtgttgttgcatacTGCTCTGCTGATCATCaccctcttcttcttttatttcaataCCAGGTACGCTTTCCAATAGACTATGATGTAGCTGGGAGGTGTACAAGTGAAATGAAATGCTCATGGGAATTAATGTATCATGTGGAGTACCTATAGTTTAACCAATTATGTGATAAATATTTGTATAAGTTTCATTTTTGTAATTCGATAAGGATGCATGATGTACTCTTTTACTTAATTGGGACTATTTGTTTTTTTAGCTTTAGTGGTAGTCGTCAGTTGCAGATCCAGTTGTAGTTGGTTATGTAGTTTGTGGAATGAACAAATAGTTAATGGATTAGTTGTTTAGATTTCATCTCTAATTGGTTTGGGTATTTAAGGCAGACTTTAATAGGTTCGTGTTTAATTCCATTAGTCTCAATCACATACAAATGATAGTTCAAATCAACTTGGAGAATGGTTGGTCTGCTTTAGCGTTTTTGTCAACCTCGTATGCATATTATAATTTCAGCTTTAGTAGTTCATTTATAgaataaggcacgaaacaatCTTCCATTTTTCGAGTTCGAGTGCATTTTTTTTGTTAGCCTCTAGTGTAAACCTAATAACCAATAAGAGGCCCGAACTCGCTAAGCATGTAAATCCATTAAGACTTTTTCTTCTTTCGtatttagagacgaacttaatagagaaaatgtagtcactttaggattatccttttaaaataaatgagacgagcctcgctaaataaactgcggggccctcaataaatgtacattttaactacttagacttcgggaggagccgtttagcaaacTTCACGGCCGTCCCCAGAAATAAGAACGCGAtaggctctttaggcgcgtgtttaataatttcaccttcttaaatttgggtgtgcatttcatgcaacccaaatccaaatcccaaagcGTCGAATcaaatgtgttcaggattgcgggtTCATTTCATGCGACGCAATCCAAAGTATATCTCAGACGacattcaattttctttaataaattaaataaaagtggttaaaagttaaaattagcacataagttacaacatgtattaaaatcaagtaaataagCTGaacatgacagttgagcgaccgtgctagaactacgaaactcgggaatgcctaacaccttctcccgggttaacagaattccttatccggatttctggttcgcggactgttaaacagagtcatctttttcctcgattcgggattcaaccgatgacttgagacaccataaatctcccaagtggcgactctgaatcttaataacaaatcccgttttgattgtcctttaattggaaaaactgcttctcacccctcgcggggcggtaaaaaggaggtgtgacagctctggcgactctgctggggacctccAACCCAGAACGttttgttcagggttcagaattcgagcttggaataattgttgtatttggctttgtttgattttgttacacGATAAGTGCCTAATGTGCTTATTGATTGCCTTTTACctctttgatattatgtgaactgtatataaactgtgccgaaacccatctcctctctgagtcttctgaatcatgaagaagggtgtactttgtacgacttcttttctgtatagtgtcaaatctcaatttagaacgaggtttggataagttgcaaagccggcgaagcttctgtattcccggattgctgcctccccctcggctcgagctatccgcttgggtaagccaggtctataacaaacacccaggttttgaacctagaataactcaacttcatgccggatccctagtaggaacgcttacctgcatcatgtgcatgttgactcaggggactcaacacaggggttgggtccgtctagggctagcaacctgaaaggAAAAGAccgtcctgatgcatcctatttgttttctgtgcatttatttgctcgggcttgcatgttgaccagcttctgAATCTTGGGAATGCTGGAAatttaaacaaacaaaaaaagaagaaaaaagggtcTATCATCTTTAGTTGGTCTGGTCTgcaaaaatggaaaatgaaaatatattttgttctcttatgggaaaagaaaaagagtcttgatttttgtttcaaaatagtttatttgccaacGGAAGCGAAAATATGTTGTTTTTAAAAGTAGTTTTTAAATAGTTTGTTTAATTTGGCGAACTacaccggtttgattctcaccggatgtgagatacgtaggcagccctaatcgggtccaacctccccttttgctaaaataaccaaaatatgTCAAATGTTAATTTTATCATAAAGAAgttgggtgacgctgttttgtcaaaacatagccgaatgttcccgaaagggacccCGGAAGGCTGAATTTGCACAAACGgccaattttgtgatttttttgacCGGTAGAcctacacagccttaaaatcttcattcccgaagtgctgaaaggccgtatctgaaaaccgagtccttcatcttcaaaattgaaaatggaatatagatagttttgttttgagtcgaataaaagtttttccttctttaatcaccttaataaatgtgcaggatgagcacaaatcaaaatgaaccgttctcagtctttagcaaggtccctctacaactccacatgtggtggaatgatctgaaAGACGATAGTAAAGAGATAGTGGGAAgaattttgggaggttttgtcaatctgttgaatatcaagccgaggacagatatcctcgaggctctaataccgttctgggacccaacccgcaatgtattccgttttgttgactttgaactttcacctacactagaggaagtcgcaggatatgcgggattgaatgggaAATTGAGGGGACAATACttgctttcaccaagaccagtatctccgtacgggtttttggatttgctaaacattagtcggaaggttcaaaatgatgatttgtcgagagGATGCTGCACTCTCCAATTCTTATATCAATGGTATGGTACTCCGCAGGGTTTTGAAGAGCCGAACCTCGGACTAACTCATGCTGGGAATAGGAACAAGTGGGAGgcgagacgtactttggcattcatAACAGCATTCCTGGGGATCGTGgtttgtccccgcaaagataagaaaatagagataggccttgtagggatggctgatgttgcaatcaaaaaaaCTAACAATACTGTTGTCCCTTtggttttgtccgaaatctaccgagccttaactatatgccgagaaggaggcaatttcttccagggatgcaatctgttactccagctgtggatgcaagaacacctctgtcaccgagtaggatacatgaatcaCGGGTTGACCGAAAAAAACTATATCAGTGGTTTTGAGAAACGGATGACAGGAGATTTATTCCCCGAAGGTGTCGAAGCGTGGCTTGCACGATTAAGGTCAAtaacagctgaccaaattgaatgggcatatGGATGGTTgcctgatactgaggtaatatacatggcggccgaggaatgtcatattcttttgatgggagttcgtagtatccaaccatatgctcctcatcgggtattgcgccagctaggaagatttcaggtaattcccactgatgaggatctaagcaagcatgCCATTGAGTTGAGCCCAAGAGTCgtattccccgaaggaaaaattagaaagctgtggcacgaatgtagattccttgagcccgagactatggttcgagaactggctaagggtgaggtagacccaaagtacaaTGCTTGGTTCGGGAGAAGGTTCCATATTCgtcagagacctgctaaaagagctcatGTCCAataatttacggatgattcgcaggaacagtggggttGGTTGGCGAGAGAAGAAGgttaccgggctgaaatcgggaagctgaagcgacaagttgaaaggcttaaaTTTGAGAACAGCGTGCAAGTTACCTCGGAGCAGGGTGAAAAgaataaattaaccaaagaaaaccaggaactgaaagcccgaattcgccaagtcagtaagagtaacaacgaccgacagaaacgtcgctccgaggaaaggttgatagcagagttgagaaatcatgtcagcaaaagccgagaggacttggagagatccgaggcttgcatagcaagaacacgggtcagatgggcaaaaggtacaatggcacggagaaagcatctacaacaagtcataagggattctgaaataagcattggactattaagagaaacaaactccactcttcaggagcgggtctttaaacaagcccgagatgcctgGGCAGACAGAAGGCGTTGTTATGATTTAATGGccagaatggaagaacaaatggagaggtttcaGGATCGACTCACCGACAATGCTCAAGTACTGGGACTAAAGAACCGACGAATAGAGCAACTGTTCGGGGAAAGGGATAACATCCGGggtaggattgatgagattgggcactacatctacatgagatgtcTAGCATGTGAGAAAATACCTCGAGATACACTTCTTGcctccatcatgggctacgtccaccagatcatgaatgagttgaagagcttgcaaaggggtcttacaccaaagcccgcggaaaggccgaacgatgccttaCGGGCACCTAAATTGAaatctttaatgtatccctagttcgagtcttgtttgttgactttatgggtccgttatcttcccatatgttgttttttcatcaagtcaggttaagaattttggaatctgtattttgctgttctttgtttaaaataagtagcttgtaatagcaaattttggtgatgaattgaatgattccaaaagaattttatgtctttactttgtggcagaactacgcccggtctgattcacgcggggacgtgatacgtaggcaatccacataagattcgaccaccactaaaaaaaaaaaataatagagaGGAAAGCGGAGGgttcccaaaatactttaaaggcacaaataaagcaagccgggatgacgcatgcggttggagcaaaaacatgttagaaatggttaactgcttaggaacattgcatccttAACGTGCAAttaccaaatctgttaaactctaacgctaacaagtttgctgTTTTCCAaaaataccagacagttagttgttaaagcgttctgGAATCACAtcattatcaaaccagatccaaaggacctaTACCAATAATCATGACTACTTTAGAAAATAGtgtcgaggaagaaaggccagtaagccagttgctgaaagaggcaatggagaaGATAGAGAGGATCGGATTGGAAATGAACGCGATGCAGTTAGCCTTGCctaaagtacaaaagagccctgaaccacccgttactcctacagtagggcatatgccggaataccctcaccatggcccttcaacaagcctcccgaatcaccactattatcaggggagaagcccctatgattcccaagctccatcACCCCATCAACATTtcccaccaccaaatgttcccgtttttatgggaccc
Coding sequences within:
- the LOC138879586 gene encoding uncharacterized protein — encoded protein: MLDKVKIIQDRLLAGQSRQKSYADGNVRDVAFTVGERVLLRVSPMKSLIRFGKKVKLSPKNIGPFEILERVGEVSYRLALPPGLSAVHPLFHVSMLRKYHGDPYHVLDFSTVQPDKYLTYEVELTAILDRQTRQLRSKSYPSV